The genomic interval attatattcccAAAATGTGTACGTGATCATTTGtataataatacatcataaAATTAGAACTtttgacttattatattatttatatatatatgtattaaatagtTTAGTTTAGTACAATTAtcttatgtattattaattttaatttacaactatcagttattttataaaaagttatactataagaattttttaatcaaaactaTTTGATTGAATAGTTAAGTCATTAGCAGTTagagattttttgtaaaatttaaaatctttttattaatcaaaagataagattaagaaattaaaaaagaaaattgagtcCGAGCTCGACCTACTCGAGCTCGAgtcatttgtttatttttagtcaaGTTCaagtcttttatttatttatagtcgAACTCAAGTTAAATTCGAACAACATAAATGATTAATGAATTGAGTTCAAATAAAGATATTCGATTGAGTTCAAGTCGAgttcaaaagaataaatatgCTAATTGAGTTTGAATGTCCTTATTCGATTTCAACTCGACTCTACTCGATTTATTTGCAACATGCATCAATACTTAGGTCAATGTGAGTTGATAGATATGGTATTAAAGTCAATCTAGCACAatgtttgtatttcttttaaatttatggaatgaatgatatttgcaaaaccaaaataacatattaaatatgtacatttcttttattttcagtgcATTATACTTTTCTGCAAAACGTACAAATCATTAATTATATCCATAATCTCgtcctaataataataaaaaattattaaatctgtTTGTCACTTtgattgaattgagattaataTCTAGTCTAATTGTAAGTCCAATCTAATATTCAAAcatttaattatcaaattactaaactcatatcaactcaaaacttctttacatgcagaattcataatttttttcaatttttcataaatatatttaaactcatcttaatatctaaatacatttaattttatcttaaatacaCTCTGTAAAACTCACttcattatctcaatttattactattaataaaaaaaaattcaactaatctcaactcaattcattatccaaacatggCTTTAGGCTCCGTTTGTATTaataaatgagttgagatggttttaaataaattgaataaagtattgttataatattattttttaataatattattattttgatatttaaaaaatttgaatttttttatattttatgtaaaaatttaaaaaaattataattataaaataaaatgaattaaaataaatttaaatccaaACTGTGGCTTATGTTTAGTTGAACTACAAATCAACCGTATGAAAATACTTTGTAATTTGTATGATTGATACCTCACGGCTCAAGCAACCGACCGTTCTAACTTTTGACCGAAAAgagggaaatatatatatatatatatatatatatatatatatatatatatatattatatatgatgacaaaaaagaaaaaaaggaaaatgaaaaaaagaaaaaaaatggtagtCTAGAAGGTAAAAGGCAACGCCCAACCCAACGTGCTCTAGGCTCTGGTTTTCGGCTATTCCATCTTCTTATCCTCCCGTTTTATACCCACTTCGTTCCTTGTTATTTCCCCAAACCACAGTCGACGAGAAAATCTTTATGTTCATAACCTAAAACCTCACTAATTCCCAAGAAAAAACGATTCATGGGCAGAATAGGATTGTTGGATCTTGAGAGGCACTTTGCCTTCTATGGGGCGTACCACAGCAACCCAATCAACATTTTGATCCACACTCTCTTCGTGTGGCCAATCGTCTTCACGATTCTTATGCTGTTGCACTTCACGCCAGCTCTTTATACTCCCTCCTCTCAAATTGATATTTTTCCGTCTGGGTTCCTGGTTTTGAATTTTGGTTTCTTGTCCACTCTGATCTATTCCTTAATCTATGTGGCTTTTGATAAGAGAGCTGGTTCTTTGGCCGCTTTGCTGTGTTTTGCCTGTTGGGTTGGAGCTAGTTTCGTTGCTGATCGTCTTGGATTCTCTCTGGCGTGGAAGGTAATTGTTTTCCTTAATTCCGTTCTGTTGCTGAGAAAAAGGATTCAATTCTCTGTGGGTAGTAAAAAGTTTCAGTTTTTGGGGGGCATAGAATGTGATATTAAAAGAACTAAAAGGTTTTCCTGGTTTTCTCAGCTTCCAAACAGAGCATAATTAATTCCAGGTGGGTTCTGTTTGTTCCGGTCTTGCATGATGCTCGTTTCCTTTACTCTGCTTaccttttcatatttatttatatctacCATGGGGTTGGAACTTATGAGATGTGGTTTGTGTGCTTGCGCTTTGTTGAGAAGATGGCTAGGTATACTCTTTAAGGCTAGTGCCTCAgacaaaatttttgaatttggaCTATTTACATTGACCGGGTACTAGTGGCTTTATTCTGGGCTTCGCATTTAGTTCTAGCAGGACCCAATATTGGTTTGAAATGATCTCTATCTTTCTGTTGTTTGAAGCATGGTCAACCAAATGTCTTATCTTTCAATATTTAGTTGTCGCGAATTATTTATTGTTGGAATGATCTGTGCTAGTATGGATGCAGATCTTGGTTTTTCCGTGCAACTCATTTGTTGATTGCCCTGATGTGGGGTCCTATGGGAATGGCTAAATTCTTAGTTTCACAGAGCAATTTAAGCTActagtttataattaaaaataggagTGTTAGGAGCATGGGAGGCACATATGTGATTGAAAAATCTCAAACCCACCCTTCCGAAGAATCCTAAAACTCCTCAGGATTAGTTTTGGTGATGGCTCTCAAGTAATAATTCATATTATCGCagaaattattgaaataaaaaatgaaaacgatAGCACTTGCTACAAGTGTaaggaagaaaatgattttttttttgtaatctctGTGATGCAATTGGAGCTTCTTGACagaaaataagatatttagatAATCCTTTGTGGCCCCAGTGGTAACTtccttatctctctctctctgacttcCACCCCTGTCCCTCCCACAAATCTCCATGCCATTATGGTCTTCTTTTTTACTTACGTAGAAATGTGGTGCCCCTCCATTTATGATCTATTAATTACAGCTCTTTCCTAACAGTTGCACATTAATCTCGATTTAGATAATTAATCTTTATCAGACTGTAGAATCATTGCTTTGATGAAGAATGCAAAGACAAAGAATAATAACTAATCTCCGTGTTTTTCATTCTCCCATGGAGCAGTACAAGATCAATCCAGTGACATtctacatttttcattttctttcttttcccccaCAAAATTCTCTTTCATGTTTATAGGATGTCTTAACTAAGCTTGCTATTGGCTCATAGCGCATGCAATATATTTATCAATCTCATTTCTGTCACTCAGTGTCGCTTATTTGTCTGATGTGTTTCATAAGCAAGTTTCTTGTGTAAGATAATGTGCTCTTCTCTGTGCTCATAGGGATATGTAATAGATGTCTTTTAGTAGACCATAGAAGTAATACAGGAAATATTTTACGTACTAACTTGCTTTATTGGGAAATATGTTTATTCCTCTTTGCCATTTCACCTCAAGTAAGGTTTTCTGAACTTACCATTATATTGTCACTTTTTAAGAGttgcataataaaatattggCGGTTGTCTGGAAGGCTATGGCCAAAGTTATGCAATGGCTTGACTAGTCATTGGAGAAGGCATACGACATGAGCATACAAATGAAAGCATCGAATAGATGATTGAAAGCAATTCTGAAGCTTTCTGTGACCACCGAGTCTTCTTTTACTAAAAGCTGCATGCTGCAgtgttatattaataaaaaaaaaattgaccaattttggagtttttttacCAGCTAAGATGTCTTACCATCCCGCCccactttttatttatttatttttttaattttttgttattggTAGGAATATTAATCGATAATGGAGTTATCCTTCTGTTCATCCTAAATTCAAGACACAGACATGGAAACAAGTTAGGATACTTCACTTTACCCTCCTTGAAGAAACCAAGTTTCCGAGTAGAATTATATT from Juglans regia cultivar Chandler chromosome 2, Walnut 2.0, whole genome shotgun sequence carries:
- the LOC108995459 gene encoding 2-hydroxy-palmitic acid dioxygenase MPO1-like; protein product: MGRIGLLDLERHFAFYGAYHSNPINILIHTLFVWPIVFTILMLLHFTPALYTPSSQIDIFPSGFLVLNFGFLSTLIYSLIYVAFDKRAGSLAALLCFACWVGASFVADRLGFSLAWKVVLAAQLLCWSGQFIGHGVFERRAPALLDNLVQAFLMAPFFVLLEVLQKFLGYEPYPGFRASVKAKIDADLKEWNSKKQKKLS